Genomic DNA from Streptomyces venezuelae:
GAAAGACGGTCCACGTAGTTGTCGATCTGGCGGATCGGGCAGCGCGGGTCGTTCACGCCCGCGGAGATGTAGACGGGGGCCTTCACGTCGTCCACGTACGTGAGCGGGGACGACGCCCGGAACCGCTCGGGCACCTCCTCCGGCGTGCCGCCGAGCAGTGTGCGGTCCATCGCCTTCAGCGCCTCCATCTCGTCGTGGTACGCCGTCACGTAGTCCGCGACGGGCACCGCCGCCAGGCCGACCGCCCAGAAGTCGGGCTGCGTGCCGAGGCCGAGCAGGGTGAGGTACCCGCCCCAGGAGCCGCCCGCGAGGACGAGCCGGTCGGGGTCGGCGAGGCCGGACGTCACCGCCCACTCACGGACCGCCGCGATGTCCTCCAGCTCGATGAGGCCGACGCGGTGCTTGAGCGCGTCGGTCCACTCCCTGCCGTACCCCGTGGAGCCGCGGTAGTTGACGCGGACGACCGCGTACCCGTGGTCGACCCAGGCCGCGGGTCCCGCCGCGAAGGAGTCGCTGTCGTGCCAGGTGGGGCCGCCGTGCACCTCGAAGACGGTGGGGAGGGGGCCGGAGGAGCCGGCCGGGCGCTGCACCAGTGCGTGGATGCGGCCCCCGGGACCGTCCACCCACACGTCCTCCACGGGGACGGACTTCGGCGCTTTCATGCCGGGCGGGTCGAGGACCACGCCGCCCGCCGTGGACCGGACCACCGGCGGTTCGGCCGCCGACGACCACATGTACTCCACCGAGCCGTCGGGGCGGGCCGTCGCCCCTGAGACGGAGCCCGCGGGCGTGTCGATCCGCTCCAGCTCGGCCGTCGCCAGGTCGTAGCGGAACAGTTCGCCCCGGGCCTCGAAGCCGTGGGCCACGAGGAGCGCGGAACCGTCCGGGTACCACTCGGCGCTCACGTCGCCCGGCAGGCCGAGCACCAGGTCGTTCTCCTCGCCCGACGCGACGTCCCACACCATCGGCTCCCAGCGGCCGCGCCGCTGGTGCCCGACGAGCAGGCGCGTGTCACCGTCGACCGGGGCGAAGCCGAGGACCTCCAGGCCCAGCTCGACCGTGCCGCCCTTGGTGTCGTCGAGCTCGGCGACGGTCGAGCCGTCGGGCCTGATCACCCGGAGGGCGGAGTGCATCGCGTCGCCGTGCTCCGTGTGCTCGACGGCGATCAGCGTGCCGTCGTGCGAGAGGTCGCCGACGCCCGCCGACTCCCGGTGGCGGTACACCTCGACCGGGGCGGGGCTTCCGGGACGTACGACATGGATCGTCGAGCCGTCGTCGTCCGTCGAGCGGCCGACGACCACCGTCGCGCCGTCCCTGCCGAGGGCGAGGCCCGCGGGATAGGAGGGCTCCAGACCCGGCACCGCGGGCTCGTCCGCGCCGCCGCCGAACGGCTGGCGCCGCCAGACGCCGAACTCGTCGCCGTCCGTGTCGTCGAACCACCAGATCCACTGGCCGTCGGGCGACAGCGCGCCGTCCGTCGTGCCGTTCGGCCGCTCCGTCACCTGCCGCTGGACGCCGGTCGCCCTGTCCCATGCGTACAGCTCATACGTCCCCGTTGCGTTGGACACGAACAGGGACCGGTCCGGAGCGTCCTCCGCCCAGTCCGGCAGGGACACCCGCGGCGCCCTGAACCGCTTCTCCCAGTCCGGCATATCCGGCTCACTCGACATGTCCGGCATGCTGGACCCCGCCCCCGTGACGTCCTCTGCACCCGGCCCGCTCGTCGCACCCGTCTCGCTCATGCCCCCCATAGTGCCTGCCCCCGCCCACAATCCGCTGGCGGGAGTCCCCAGCCTGTGGATAACTTTCCGTCCATGTACTCCCCAACGCCCGCCGACTGGCGCGAGACCAACCGGAGACGCTGGGACGAGAGGGTCCCCCTCCACCTCGCCAGCGACTACTACGGCCTCGACGCCTTCCGCGCCGGCAAGGACCCCCTGCGCGACCACGAGCTCGCCGAGGTCGGCGACGTACGCGGAAAGTCCCTGCTGCACCTGCAGTGCCACATCGGCCTCGACACCCTGTCCTGGGCGCGGCACGGCGCGTCCCGCGTGGTCGGGCTCGACTTCTCCGAACCGGCCGTCGAGGCGGCCCGCGAGCTCGCCGCCGAACTCAACCTCACCCCTGAGCAGGCCACCTTCGTCGCCGCCGACGTGTACGACGCGGCGGAGGCGGTGCCCGACGCCTCGTACGACATCGTGTACACCGGCGTGGGCGCCCTCGGCTGGCTGCCCGACATCCAGCGCTGGGCCGAGACCGCCGCCTCCCTGGTCGCACCCGGTGGCTTCCTCTACCTCTCCGAGTTCCACCCGCTCACCGACGTCCTGGACGACGCCACGGGCTCGCGCGTCGAGCACGACTACTTCGCGCGCGACGCCTGGGTCGACGACACTCCTGGTGGATACGCGGACACGACGACGCCCACCGTCCACAACCGCACCGTCGAGTGGCAGCACCCGATCGGCGACGTCGTCTCCGCGCTCGCCGCCGCGGGCCTGCGCATCGAGTTCCTGCGCGAGCGCGACCAGACCCTCTTCCAGCGCTTCGGCGCGCTCGAACTCCGCGACGGCGTCTACCGCTTCCCCGGGGACCGGCCCCGGATCCCCCTCATGTACTCCCTGCGGGCGAGCAGACCCGGGGGCCGGTGACCGCTACGGGAGAGGGGAGGGCGGGCGCAGCCAGCCCTCCTGACGCGGCGCGAACTCGCCGAGCTTCGTCCAGTCCCACGACTGCAGCACCTCACGCCCCTGGTCGTCGTCCGGCCTGATGACGGCGACGACGACGTCCGGCGTGTGCCGGGTGAGGAGCAGCGTCCGCAGCCGGTACGCGACGTCCGAGCCGCGCTCCGCGGGCGCCACCATCACCTCGCTCAGCAGGAACACCCGCCCCGAAGAGGTCTGTTCGACGACGGCGGGCGACAGGACGTGGCGGAAGGCCTCCCACCATTCGCCGCCCCGGTCGGCGCGGTAGCCGTAGAGGCAGCCGACCAGGTTGCCCGCGACGTGCGCCACGACCATGTCGAAGTCCGTCTGCTGTACGTCGTGTTCGAAGCGGCGCAGGAAGTCCGCCCGGACGCCGCTCGCCCCGCCACCGGTCTCCGCGCCACTGGTCTCCGTATAGAGGTCGGCGACGGCCTCCCGCTGCCCCTCCGCCTGCCAACGGCTCAGCCGCCGCAGGAACATCTCCGCCATGTGCGCCTCCCGCTCCGCCCTGTGAGGGCGACTCCCCCCGCACCCTGAATTCGCTTGGTGAGCTTAATCCTGGAAGGACTGGGCAGGCGGGACAATGGATATCCGGTCCGTGCTCCCGAGCGAAGGTGAACCAGTGCTGACACCCACACAGTTGACTGCGGCATCTGTACAAGAGGAAGCGCGCACGGCTGTTGCTCCTTGGGATGAGATGTCCAGCAGCGAACTGCCGTGGGTCGAGGACGCGGGAAGCGTCGCGCCCAAGGACGCGCGGGACCTGTCGAAGATCTTCTTCGACAAGCTCCAGGTCCTCGAGGAGGGCACGCACGAATACCAGTACGCGCGCAACACCCTGATCGAGATGAACCTGTCGCTGGTGCACTTCGCGGCCGGCCGTTTCCGCGGCGGCAGCACCGACATCGACGACATCGTGCAGGTCGGCACGATCGGCCTGATCAAGGCCATCGACCGCTTCGACCTCTCCCGCGAGGTCGCGTTCAGCACCTTCGCGCTGCCGTACATCAGCGGTGAGATCAAGCGGTTCTTCCGCGACACCACGTGGGCCGTGCACGTTCCGCGCCGCCTCCAGGAACTCCGCGTCGACCTGGCGAAGGCCAAGGAGGCGCTGGGCGCGGAGCTGGACCGCGAGCCCACCGTCCGTGAACTCGCGGACCACCTCGACCTCACCGAGCAGGAGGTCAACGACGGCCTCGTCGCCGCCAACGGCTACACGGCGGGCTCCATCGACGTCCCCGTCAGCCAGGACGACGGCTCGCAGGGCCGTGACTACGCCGACGTGCTCGGTGAGGACGACCCCGCCCTCGACCTCTTCGAGGACCTGCACGCGCTCGCCCCGCTCATCGAGCAGCTCGACGAACGCGAGCGGCACATCATCGGGATGCGCTTCGGCCAGGAGATGACGCAGGCCCAGATCGGCGAGGTGCTCGGGATCTCCCAGATGCACGTCTCACGGCTCCTGACCCGCACCCTCGCCAAACTCCGCTCGGGACTGCTCACCGAACACTGACCCCACGGGCCGGATCGTCCCTGCCGCGCCCGCCCGTGAGCCGTACGTCGGCGGTCAGCGGGCGCGGTGACACCGCCGTCCTCGTCTCGGCCACCGTCTGCCGGGCGAGACACCGCAGCACCGCCTCCGGAGAGGCGTCCGGCGCCAGGGACAGCGTGATGCGGGCACGCACCCCGCGCGGACCTCCACGCGAGCGCCGCGGCCCCGCGCGCAGCCGCACGCGCGCGTGGGCGACGCCCTCGATCCCGCGCGCCCGCTCGGTCATCGCCGCCGCCAGCGCGGCCCCGGCCAGGGTGACGTCGGGCTGCCCGAGCGGCAGTTCGCGCAGGCGCCCGCCGCGCACCTGCGCCCACACCCACCACAGGAGCAGGAGTACGCCGACGGAGAGCCCGGCGATCACAGCCGGTGTCCACCAGCCCTGGTCGCGCCATCGCCCGAGCTCCGCCCCGTCGACCCACACCCGGTCCGCGCCGAGCCGCGGCGCGTCCGACGGCAGCCGGTCGCGTACGACATCCGTCGCGGTGGCGAGCACGGCGCCCGCGCCGAGGAGCGCGGCGCCCAGACAGAACAGGGCGGTGCGGTTGGCCCCGGTACGGAGGCCGCTCATCCGTCGACACCTCCCCGCGCGGGCGCGCGCCACGCCGGTTCCGTGCGCAGCCCGACCCGCAGCCGTGGCGGCCTCGCCGTCCCGCAGGACGCCAGGGTCCGCTCCGCCGTCTCCGTCAACGCCGCACGCGCCGCGTCGATTTCACCGAACGCGAGTCCGGCGCGCACGGTGACCCTCCGCCGTCCGACGCGGACCCGCGCGCGCGTGATGCCGGGCAGGCCGGACACGGCCTCCCGCAGCAGCGCCGCCACCGTGCCCCGGTCGACGACCGCGTGGACGCCGGACAGCGGCGGTCGCATCGGGAGCCGGCCGCGGGAGCCGGGCGTGACGGCGAGGACCATCAGCCACACGCCGAGACAGAACACCGCGAACGCCGCCGCGGCGCCCGGCCACACGCCCCGGTGCGGCCCGTGCGTGACGAGCCACTCCGTGAAGTCGGCCCGCCACCGCGCGGGCGCGCGTCCCGCCGCGTGCACGGAAAGGACGTCGTACAGGAGCACGCCGCAGGCGGCGGCAGCGACGACCGCCGCCACCGCCACGGGCACACGGCGCGCGGACCACGGCCGCCGCGCCCGCACCCCGCCGGTGGACTCAGCGGCCTCCGGCTCCCCGAACTCCGCCGCCCGCACGTTCAGCTCCCGCACCCGCACCCGCGCCGACGGCACGGTGAGGCCGGTGAGCCGTGCCGTGCGACCGGCGACGTGCGACCGGACGCGTTCACCGGACTCGTCGAGCGGCGCGGGATAGGGCAGCGTCACGGCGACGTCGACCCGGGCCCTGCGGCCGCGGACCGACGCCGTGCTCCGGTCCGTCCGCACCTCACCGGGCGCGAGCGCCTCCGTCGCGGCCCGTTCGGCGATCCGCCGCACCGCGCGGTCGGCGACCTTCGTCGCGCCGCGGTCCGCCGCGGGAACGCTCATCGCCGCCCCCGGCCCCGGCCGCCGCTGAGGAAGCCCCGTACATCCGTGCCGTCCTCCACGAGGCGCCCCACCCCGAAGCCGACGGCGCCGAGCGCGCCGACCAGCAGGAACGCCCCGAAACCGCCGAACCACGCGGCGAACCCCAGGGCCATCCCGGCGACCAGGCCCACCAGAGCTGTGCTCACCGGTTACTCCACGCGCGTCTCGCCGGCGGAGTCCGCGCTGTCGTCGTCGGGCAGTCGTACGTCGTTGACGGCGACGTTGACCTCGACGACCTCCAGCCCGGTGATGCGCTCCACGGCGGCGATGACGTTCTCCCGCACCTCGTGGGCGACGTCCGTGATGGGCACGCCGTACTCGACGACGATGTCCAGGTCGATCGCCGTCTGCCGCTCGCCGACCTCGACCTTCACCCCGCGCCCGACGTTGGGGCGCCCGCCGGGGACCCGGTCGCGGACGGCGCCTATCGTGCGCGAGAGCCCGCCGCCCATGTCGTGCACGCCGGGGATCTCCCGCGCGGCCGTCCCGGCGATCTTCACGACCACCACGTCGGCGATGGACGTCTTGCCGCGGGTCGCGGCCGGCTCCGCGGCACCGGTGCGGCCCGTCACGGTCGTGCTGCCCGGCACGCTCTGCACGGCGCCGGTGTAGCCCTGCTCGTCGCCGCGTGACGCCGTCGCGGCCGTCTTCGTAGTGCTCTCCTGAGTCGCCATGAAAGGCATCTCCTCGTCGTCAGGTCGTGGGGGACTGCTCAACCCCTAGGACCCGTGTGCCCCGGATTCGTTACGCGTCTCGCGCGAACTTTTCCGCCGGAGCCCGCGCCCGTGCCGCGTAACGCGAGTGGCCCGCGGCGTGTCACAGGTGTACGACTGGAGCGAGAGGAGCCACGTGTGCCGCGCGACGACGGGTTGCTGGCCGTACGGGCCGCCGAGGGCGACGAAGAGGCCTTCGAGCAGCTCGTGCGCCGTCACGCGCCCGGCCTGCTGCGGCTCGCCACGCGGCTGCTGGGGAGCCGGACGGAGGCCGAGGACGCGGTGCAGGACTCCTTCGTGAGCGCCTGGCGGAAGGTGCCGGAGTTCCGCAGGGACGCGCAGTTCGGCACGTGGATGCACCGCATCGTCACCAACCGGTGCCTGAACGTGCTGCGGGCCCGCCGCCCCGCCCTCGACCTCGGCGAGGTGCCCGAGCCGCAGGCTCCGGAGCACGAGGCGTCCCCGGCCAGGGTCGCCGAGTCGCACGCGGCCGTGGAGGACCTCGGCAGGGCGATGGAGGGACTGTCACCGGAACAGCGCGTCTGCTGGGTGCTGCGCGAGCTCAACGGCCTCCCCTACGACACCATCGCCGAGACGGTGGGCATCAGCCCGGAGGCGGTCAGGGGCCGTGTCTTCCGGGCGCGGCGCCATCTGACGGAGGCGATGGCCGCATGGCGCTGAACGAGGAGCACGGGCCGATGACGGACGAACCCACGACGGACGGACCCGACGAACGGCTCCCCTGCGGCCGTGCGCTGTGGGACGTCTGGGAGCACGCGGAGAGCGGCGCCCGCGATCCGCACGCCGAGGCCTGCCCGCACTGCACCGAGGCACTGCGCACGCTGTGGCGCCTGGAGGACGTCGTGTCCGTCGCGCGGGACCGCGAGGGGGATCCGCGGGAGTACGAGTCCGACGCGTCCGCGCTCGTCGGCCGCGTCATGGACGTGGTCCGCCTCGAACTGCGCCCCGGCCGCACGCTTCCACTGGGTGAGGCGACGGAGGACCTGTGGATCGTGGAGGCCGCCGCGGCCAGGAC
This window encodes:
- a CDS encoding prolyl oligopeptidase family serine peptidase; protein product: MPDMSSEPDMPDWEKRFRAPRVSLPDWAEDAPDRSLFVSNATGTYELYAWDRATGVQRQVTERPNGTTDGALSPDGQWIWWFDDTDGDEFGVWRRQPFGGGADEPAVPGLEPSYPAGLALGRDGATVVVGRSTDDDGSTIHVVRPGSPAPVEVYRHRESAGVGDLSHDGTLIAVEHTEHGDAMHSALRVIRPDGSTVAELDDTKGGTVELGLEVLGFAPVDGDTRLLVGHQRRGRWEPMVWDVASGEENDLVLGLPGDVSAEWYPDGSALLVAHGFEARGELFRYDLATAELERIDTPAGSVSGATARPDGSVEYMWSSAAEPPVVRSTAGGVVLDPPGMKAPKSVPVEDVWVDGPGGRIHALVQRPAGSSGPLPTVFEVHGGPTWHDSDSFAAGPAAWVDHGYAVVRVNYRGSTGYGREWTDALKHRVGLIELEDIAAVREWAVTSGLADPDRLVLAGGSWGGYLTLLGLGTQPDFWAVGLAAVPVADYVTAYHDEMEALKAMDRTLLGGTPEEVPERFRASSPLTYVDDVKAPVYISAGVNDPRCPIRQIDNYVDRLSSRGATHEVYRYDAGHGSLVVDERIKQVALELDFASRHLP
- a CDS encoding class I SAM-dependent methyltransferase, with the translated sequence MYSPTPADWRETNRRRWDERVPLHLASDYYGLDAFRAGKDPLRDHELAEVGDVRGKSLLHLQCHIGLDTLSWARHGASRVVGLDFSEPAVEAARELAAELNLTPEQATFVAADVYDAAEAVPDASYDIVYTGVGALGWLPDIQRWAETAASLVAPGGFLYLSEFHPLTDVLDDATGSRVEHDYFARDAWVDDTPGGYADTTTPTVHNRTVEWQHPIGDVVSALAAAGLRIEFLRERDQTLFQRFGALELRDGVYRFPGDRPRIPLMYSLRASRPGGR
- a CDS encoding RNA polymerase sigma factor SigF, whose amino-acid sequence is MSSSELPWVEDAGSVAPKDARDLSKIFFDKLQVLEEGTHEYQYARNTLIEMNLSLVHFAAGRFRGGSTDIDDIVQVGTIGLIKAIDRFDLSREVAFSTFALPYISGEIKRFFRDTTWAVHVPRRLQELRVDLAKAKEALGAELDREPTVRELADHLDLTEQEVNDGLVAANGYTAGSIDVPVSQDDGSQGRDYADVLGEDDPALDLFEDLHALAPLIEQLDERERHIIGMRFGQEMTQAQIGEVLGISQMHVSRLLTRTLAKLRSGLLTEH
- a CDS encoding alkaline shock response membrane anchor protein AmaP, with product MSGLRTGANRTALFCLGAALLGAGAVLATATDVVRDRLPSDAPRLGADRVWVDGAELGRWRDQGWWTPAVIAGLSVGVLLLLWWVWAQVRGGRLRELPLGQPDVTLAGAALAAAMTERARGIEGVAHARVRLRAGPRRSRGGPRGVRARITLSLAPDASPEAVLRCLARQTVAETRTAVSPRPLTADVRLTGGRGRDDPARGVSVR
- a CDS encoding DUF6286 domain-containing Asp23/Gls24 family envelope stress response protein codes for the protein MSVPAADRGATKVADRAVRRIAERAATEALAPGEVRTDRSTASVRGRRARVDVAVTLPYPAPLDESGERVRSHVAGRTARLTGLTVPSARVRVRELNVRAAEFGEPEAAESTGGVRARRPWSARRVPVAVAAVVAAAACGVLLYDVLSVHAAGRAPARWRADFTEWLVTHGPHRGVWPGAAAAFAVFCLGVWLMVLAVTPGSRGRLPMRPPLSGVHAVVDRGTVAALLREAVSGLPGITRARVRVGRRRVTVRAGLAFGEIDAARAALTETAERTLASCGTARPPRLRVGLRTEPAWRAPARGGVDG
- a CDS encoding Asp23/Gls24 family envelope stress response protein is translated as MATQESTTKTAATASRGDEQGYTGAVQSVPGSTTVTGRTGAAEPAATRGKTSIADVVVVKIAGTAAREIPGVHDMGGGLSRTIGAVRDRVPGGRPNVGRGVKVEVGERQTAIDLDIVVEYGVPITDVAHEVRENVIAAVERITGLEVVEVNVAVNDVRLPDDDSADSAGETRVE
- a CDS encoding RNA polymerase sigma factor — translated: MPRDDGLLAVRAAEGDEEAFEQLVRRHAPGLLRLATRLLGSRTEAEDAVQDSFVSAWRKVPEFRRDAQFGTWMHRIVTNRCLNVLRARRPALDLGEVPEPQAPEHEASPARVAESHAAVEDLGRAMEGLSPEQRVCWVLRELNGLPYDTIAETVGISPEAVRGRVFRARRHLTEAMAAWR
- a CDS encoding Asp23/Gls24 family envelope stress response protein; the encoded protein is MALNEEHGPMTDEPTTDGPDERLPCGRALWDVWEHAESGARDPHAEACPHCTEALRTLWRLEDVVSVARDREGDPREYESDASALVGRVMDVVRLELRPGRTLPLGEATEDLWIVEAAAARTVRAAADSLPGVRAGSCRIEALAQEEGTAPASRWPRGPVHIRAEVAVSLTWNLQEVAGRVRRAILEAVDTELGMRVAAVDVTVADILDEAADDDGDTTEGRFP